A genome region from Manis pentadactyla isolate mManPen7 chromosome 5, mManPen7.hap1, whole genome shotgun sequence includes the following:
- the LOC130683956 gene encoding protein YIPF7-like, giving the protein MMAGKVQFGYVYGMSAIGCLGIHTLLNLMSSSRVSYGCVARVLGYCLLPMVVLSSCAIFFSLQDTFGTVLAPVIIGWCSLSASKIFISALDMEGQQFLVAYPCALLYGLLALLTVF; this is encoded by the exons ATGATG gcaggaaaaGTTCAGTTTGGTTATGTGTATGGCATGAGTGCCATTGGCTGCCTAGGGATTCACACCTTATTAAACTTGATGAGCTCTTCAAGGGTGTCCTATGGCTGCGTGGCGAGAGTGCTGGGTTACTGCCTGCTCCCCATGGTCGTCCTGTCCAGCTGTGCCATCTTCTTTTCTCTGCA GGACACCTTTGGAACTGTGCTGGCCCCGGTCATCATTGGCTGGTGTAGTCTGTCAGCTTCCAAAATCTTCATTTCAGCCTTGGACATGGAAGGACAGCAGTTTCTTGTTGCCTACCCTTGTGCCTTACTTTATGGACTTCTTGCTCTCCTCACAGTTTTCTAA